The stretch of DNA AACAATTACGTGAAGAAGCCACTGCACAAGGTGCTGACATAGTATTATTAACTAATGTCAAAAATAAAAAGATCACAATAGCAAAAAGAAAAACAAGTAAATCTAGCTTAATAATACACATTGAAGCGCAGTTATACACCGTATGTGAAGCCGATAAATCTTTTAGTCATGAGCGAACCGCTTATACGGCTGATGGTTACGAACTACAAACAATGAGCTACCAATATACAATCTCCCCCAATGTTATAAAGCCAACAGAACCGATAGTGGTTGCCAATAATATGGTTTTACCAGCTGCTAATATCTCTTTTGCAACGGGTGTGTATGACATAAAGTTGGGAGCGAGCACAGCCCAAACAGCCGAAAAGTTGGGTCCTCCAAGTATAACTCTCACACTTTTAAACCACGAACAAATATGGGGCTACGGACGTAACCTTTGGTTTACTTATTCAGCTGATAGGTTGAAATCTGTTAGCTCAGAGCTTTCGTTATTAAATAGTGCAGGCCAAAATAGTATCGGCTATAGAGATGGTTTTGATGATATTGAGTGGCAACTAGAGGGGATCATCGCTGCGCACAATAGCCCAATTGAGCAAGTAAGAGATTCGCTCTCGCAGTACGATATTAAAGAGAGTTCAGATCAAATAGTTATTACTCAAAAGCAACAACGCCTTATATTACAATTTGATGATTTTCACCCTACAACAAAAGACAAACCAGTGACTTTACTCACTCACTTCACGTTAACGGATAATGAATATGAGGCGAAAAAGCAAGCACTTCCTCAATTGACATCGGAACAAGAGCAATGGCTGTATAAGCACTTGCAACCTAATAATGTAGAGCTGATGACGCTACCAAACTTGCTTAAGCAGATCCCGCAAACCAATAAAATAAATATAGCGAGTGATGAGAAGCAGTGGTGGCTAGTCGGTAATCATGTTCTTTTACAATTTGATGATATTGAGCTCAGCCAAGCTCATATTAGTGAACCGTTTTTTACAGACAGTAAAAGCGATTCATTTTCATTGTCTGTAAAATCGCTGCAACTGCCTCAGGATAAACAAGGAATGTTAGCTTTATATGAAGACGCTATCGATAACAATGATGCAATTGATATCTTGCGGGAACATTTTAACCTCATCGCAAAATTTGAGTCAGAGGAAGATGATGCGGTAATTTATGATTTGTTTTTTACTTATTATTGACCCTCATTGAATTCAATAGTCGATCCCGTATTCAGCGGTTCAGTTACAACATCAGTTAACAGAAAAGCGCCCTTGCAATGGCGCTTTTTCATTAATACGTTTAGTTAAAAATGCGTGTTACTCAACTAAAGGCTCAGCTTTGTAATACCAATTAAGCAGTGCATGGTTAACGTCGCGGTGCTTCGCAACGTCAGAGCAAGGAGAGGACTGTTCGTCGATATCAAAAACGGCCAGTTCGCCATGCCTAGCTCTCACCATAACGTTCATGCCTTTGCTTCCACAATAGTCTGTAAACTAGCGCTCAGCTGCATAATTCTTTTGCAATCACATTAATGCCTTGAATAAATTAAATGATGATTGAAATTCAAAGGGGTGATGTTTATGCTTCGCAGCTCTCAATACAATATAAAGACCTTAAAAAATTAATGTATTGTCGCGCAAATAAAAGGAAAATTAATGAACTCTTCACAACACTACCCTATAGGCTCAACCGGACAGAAATGGAGCGATGCTGATAAGTTAGCTTGGCTTGCTATGCAGTCAGTAAAGCGCTCATATCAAGAGCAAGTACTGAGTAAAGTGCTGGCACTAGGGGAACAATTCACCCTAGAGCAATATGGTGCGCTGTCGTGTGATGAGGCTAAATATCCTTTGTATGCGCTAAAGAGTCATAACTGGCAGCCGACAAAACCGATTATTTTGGTCACCGGCGGCGTACATGGTTACGAGACGAGCGGTGTGCAAGGGGCTATTCGTTTTATGGAGACAAAAGCGCAAGCTTACGCTGAACATTTTAATATCGTACTCATTCCCTGTGTTAGCCCTTGGGGTTACGAGACTATTAACCGCTGGAACCCAGGTGCTATAGATCCAAATCGCTCATTTTATCAAGACAGCCCAGCAGAAGAGTCTGCGGCTGTACTGAACTACTTGGCATCAATTAATGCAGACATTTTTGCTCATATTGATTTGCATGAAACGACAGATACTGATAATAGCGAGTTTAGACCGGCGTTAGCCGCACGAGATGCCGTAGTGCATGATAATTGGAGTATCCCTGATGGGTTTTATCTCGTTGGTGACACCATTAACCCACAACCTGCTTTTCAAAAGGCGATGATTGCTGCAGTCGAACAAGTGACTCATATTGCTCCTGCTGATGACAGTGGCAAGCTGATTGGTGTTAAACTGGCACAGTTTGGTGTAATTAATTATGCCACCAAGGCATTGGGGCTGTGTGCTGGCTTAAGCGGTGCAACATATGTATCAACGACAGAAGTGTACCCAGATAGTCCACTGGTGGATGACGAGAAGTGTATTATCGCTCAGGTTGCGGCGATCACCGGTGGTTTGGATTATTTGTTGACACTTTAACTACCATCGCCCCATTGTGATAATGGGGCGAATTTGATCTCTATTAAATGCCTATATATATAAATTACAGAGGGGAAAGTGTTGTTTTTGTTCCAGAAACGATATTAGTCACTGCATATGTAATCTACTTTAAAATAATTCACATTCAATTCTAACGTCAATTCAAACAGAGAACCCACTAATTAAGCGCCTACTAAAGCTAGGAGGCTGCACTTCATGTTTTGTTTAAAACATTCATTTCTAAATCATCAAGTTAACTAGTACTTCCGTACCTGAAGTTTTTCTTGATACCTTAATTTCTAGTCGTTAGGTTGGCTAAAGAGGTCAGATGTCTGACCTCGTAAAAGACTATTCAGACAATAACAATAGAGATAAAAAATGAAGATCTTTAATCAATTCACCTTAACCTTACTGGTGTTGGTCGCTATCAGCCCCTTTGCACATAGTGCAACAGGGATCGCATTTATACATGGAACCGGACATCAAACTGATGCTCTTTCTGATTATTGGAGTCGAGAATTTGTCGATACCGTTAGGCAGGGGATAACTGAACCGGACAATTATGTTGTTGTAAATTGTGATTTTGACCAATACATGTGGCAAGAATCTGCGGCTGGTTGCTTAGCAGAACAGTTGTCGAGCTTTATCAACACTAAACAGATCGATTCGCTGACGATGATCACCCACTCTAATGGTGGCAATGTTGTGCGTTGGATTCTTTCAAATCCAACTTGGGACAGTCGTTATCCCAAGATTATTAATGTTACCGAGCGCGTGGTGGCACTCGCTCCCTCAAGTGGAGGTACGCCATTGGCGGATGCGGTAAATCAAGGCAATGTTTTTGAAACCTCTCTAGGTTGGTTGTTAGGTTATGGCAGTGATGCAGTCAAGCAGCAACAAGTTAGTTGGATGCAGTACTACAACAACACTTGGTTGCATGGAACCTCAGGACGACCTAGTTTAAGTCGCCCCTTTGAGGTGGTGGTTGGTTCTGATGTAGATTCTGCTATTTGGGATGGTGACAGTTATTGTGCTGGCTACCAGTATCAAGTTGCATTAGAAACGACTCAAAACTGGTTGGATGATTGCTCTGATGGCTTTTTAGAATGTAGCTCTCAAAGTGCCGCTGGAACGGTTTGGTTTACTGACAAACAACGCACAGCAGGAAAAGAGCCGTTAAGCCACCAACAAAGTCGACGTGCTTGTTTTAACCTTCATCGTCTAATTCGCGATCATATATAGGAGCCACCAATGAATATATTAACAAGTGCTTTGGTGACAATCACCGCAGGGGTTCTTTTTGCCGGCTGTCAGAGTGATGAACCGCAAGCCACAGAGTCAAAGCAGAGTATGGAAGTAAGTACTAAGCTGTTTACGCTCGCTACGCCACAAGTAGGAGATCTTATTATTGGCGAGGTTCAGAGCCCAGTTTTAGATGCAATCAATAGTAGCCGGGATTCAATTAGTTTCGTTAACGTCAATCCTAGTGAGCAAGCGTTACTATTACCCTCGTCGACTTCCAGTAGTCAAAGTGATGAGTTTTGGATGACGGTGTCGGGGGCAGAACTCAATAAAGGGGTTAAACTAGCCATAAGCCAGCCGTCAAGCATTATCAGAGTTGCCCCAAGAGCGGATAATCGCTCTGGAAGTATCATTAAAAGCCAGTCGATATCACCAGAGCAGATTCAGCTACAAAAAGTGGGTGCTAAAACTGACAAGTCTGTATCGTATATCAAGTCATTAACGGATGCAGATGCATTGGCTACTGCAGGGCTAGATGATAATTCAAGTGCACTCACATTATCAAAAAATGCCACAGCTGGGATATATAAGCTAAGGGTAGTGCAATCGCTTGATCAAGGTGGCCAATATTTAGTGAATGTGAAAGAGAAGGGATCTCCCTATCAGCTAACGTTATCGAGTATTAACCGTGTAGCAAGTGACGTATCAAGTATGCCGCTGTCTCTTAGTTTAAGTAATAGCCAGTCGGAGCTACAGCCGCAAGCAAGTTTGAAGCATGCAGATGGAAAAATTCAGACTTTAGATTTGAAGCTGGTCAATGGTCAATGGCAGGCTAAGTTACCGACAGCATCTAAGATGCCAGAGAGTAATTTAGGCTTGAGTGAAATCCAAGTAAACATTCAAACCCAAGTGAATGGCCAAGCCGTTTTTAGAACGGTAAAAACGGCTTTTAAGCAATTTGTACCGACGGCGAAGCTCAATAGCTCTGTAGAAAGTCAGTGGCAAGATCAAGTGCCAAAGCTGTTGATATTTGATGTTGCAGTAGAGCACGAGGGCCGATTTGGTATAAATGCTGCACTGACAGGCACGGACGAACTTGGCAATGACAAGCTTATTCTGACGACGCAATCAGCCAATTGGTTAACCTCTAAGTCATCTCAAATAACCCTAAATCTTGATGCGAGTGTCATTAAGGCGTCGGGGTTAAAAGCACCTTTTAAGATAAAGTCGCTAGAACTTGTGGATCAAGGACAGATGGCGAGGTTGAGCTATCTGCAGCAAGCGCTAATAATGCGTCTATAAACAGTAAGTTATAGCGCTAGAGTTGAGATAAGGCGCGTTACATATACCTGAACGATTTCACCATATTCGTTTTCGAACTCCCGTAGGATAGCTGAACAAGGCTGTGATTGAGATGATGGTTATTCTCATTTCAATATCATTAATGCAGTACAGATATTCTACGGGAACTTACGACAGGTATGGCAAGATGTAATATACTTATTCATTATTAATCAAAAGGATAATAACATTTGGTGCTGTCACAGCTCGGCTCTCATTAACAACATATTGCGGAACCATATCTATATTGGACATTGCTTGCCCATTCGAGCTTAGATAACAATAACGGCTTTACTGTCGTAAGCAGTGAACTCTCGTATTCTTAGCCTGTATTGCATTGTACTCGATGATACTGAGGTGTTTTTTTTTGATAAAGAGATTGGTATTATTATCTGTTAAATAGAATCTCTTGAATGCTATGGAGATGTTACTTAATAAAACAGCAATGTAATTCAAAGGTTTACCCCTTAATAATGGAATGAGGATTATGATGAAGTATCTTTTAGTGCCCCTTTTATGTTTGAGCTTTAGTGCATCGGCGCTCAATGTAGATAGTATCGATATTCGCGCTGGAATGGTTTACCAAGAAAACACGGATATGTTGCTTACAGGCACTTATAATCAAAAACGTAGCAACGGAAAGCTTAAGAAAAAAGTTAATTATCGTAATGGTCTAAAATCTGGCTTGAGCACAAAGTATTACAGTAGTGGCACAGTTGAGACCGAATATAGCTATAAGGATGGTAATAAGAGTGGTGAATACCGTGCATTTTTTAAGAATGGTTATGCTGAGGAAATAGGGTATTACCGTGGTGATATAAAGCATGGTGAATTCACTCAGTATTCAAAAAAGTCGAGTGATTTAAAAGTAAGCCAGACTCACTATAGTGACGGCCACAAAAATGGCTTGAAACGTGAGTGGTATAAAAGTGGTGAGTTAAAAGAAGCTATTGGTTACCTCAATGATAAAAAAGATGGCGTAAAAGTTGAGTATGCTAACAATGGTTCATTAGAGAGCAAAACCGAATATAAGTTGGGTGAAAAGCAAGGGAAAGAGCAAGAGTGGTACAGCAACGGTAGCCTCAAAGAGGAAAAGAATTACTTACATGATGAGAAACATGGCACCGTAGTCAAATATTATGACAATGGCAAAAAGAAGAGCGAAGTTGAATACGAATATGGTAAAAAAGTGAGTAAGGTTGTTAAGTGGAAAAAAAATGGCCAACTGAAAGACTAACGCCGGTATTTTTTTATGAATAAAAAGGTCAGTTACTGCTGACCTTTTAGCTTTGTGTTGAGTTATTTCATAGGGAAATGGATAAAGTTCGGCAATAGTAATGTTTAAGATCTATGACTTGCAGAAGCAAGCATGAGTTGATACAACTCTTGAGCAGCGGGGCCTGTTTTAGCACCTTTAGGTAAAGTCAGGTGCAAGGGAACTTGGTATTGATTTGAATGCTCAACCCTAAGGATCTTTATATCATTATCATTATGTTTTTCGATTATGTGTCGAGGTAAACGGCAATAGCCTAAGCCTTGCTTTGTTGCTTGCCACGCATGATCAAAATTATCGACGGTAATGCGCTGGTTCGACTTTAGCCAGCCGACATCTTGCTTAGCGTGATGGCCTAAGTCTCGGATCACAATCTGCCTAGTGGCACTGAGATCTGCTAAACAGGGGTTAAGCTTCTCGGCTAACGGGTGGCTTTTGGCCACAACGGGTAACATGCTAGCCATCCCAAATGTTTCTGACGGGTGGTTAGTTATAGGCAAAGTGATAATAGAAATATCGGCACTTTCGTTAGTGACCATCTCTTGTGTTTTTGACAATGATGTTTCTACCACTTGAATTGATGTTGTGTGGTTTTGCTTAAAGAATTCAGCCATCGGTGCGTATAGCCATCGGCGATCACATAGATGATCGATAGCAACTGTTAATTCTGACTCGGTCCCTTGGGCGAGTTGAGTACTTATCTCCTCAAGAGCTTTGGCTTGTTCAAGCATAGATTGCGCTCTTCGAAGCAATGATTTTCCATCATCAGTGAGTATAGACCTGCGTCCCTCTACTTTGAGTAACGGCACTCCCAATTGATCTTCTAGTTTTCTCACCGAATAAATTAACGTGGTATGGCTTTTATTCAATGTCGCCGCAGCCGCTTGAATGCTACCCGCTTTATCAATTTCAAATAATGTTAACCACTGATCTAAGGTTGTCTTTAATCTCATATGTCTAATTTGTCCACATTAACTGGCAGTATTATGAACTTTTATGTCCAATTTTTATAGGTATTATGACACCTCTCTTAAGGCGGAGAGGAGTAAAACTTCATTCATCTGAACTTGGAGCTATTACATCGCTCGCCAATTTTGCCATTAACTCGATCTTTGGAGATAAATTATGAACACATTATTACAAGTTGACTTTGATTATACAGGACCCTTTGGTGACGAAATGGCAGCAATGCTGACAGATCTTGCTGAGTCGATTAACAATGAAGCCGGCATGATCTGGAAAATCTGGACAGAAAACCAACAAGATAAACTTGGTGGTGGGATCTATTTGTTCGAAGATGAAATCACAGCCCGTGCTTATCTAGAAATGCATTCAGTTCGCTTAAATAAGATGGGTATTGAAAATATTAGAGGGCTGGTTTTAGCGGTAAATCCCTTACTTTCAAACATAAATAAAGGGCCTATTGCTTAGGCAATTAATAGAGAGAAGATGATGAATAACCGAACATTTTTAACCGTGAACGGCACGATTTATGTGATCTTTGCATTGGCTTTATTTTTTATTCCTGCTTTGATGTGGCCGATGTACGGGGTTGAAATAAATGACCGATATGCTTATTTCTTGTCTCAACATACGAGTATATTTCTAGGCGGTATAGCGGTGATTTGCTTATTACTAAGAGATATAGAAGTAGGCCAAACCGCTAATAAGCTATTTAAGGCACTGTTTATAACTAACCTGTTAGGGGTGATGATCACTGTCTATGCTGGAGTTTCGGGGATCTTTGTTGGTCTCGGCTGGAGCGACCCAGTGTTCTTTACATTGATGGCTATTTTGAGTTATTTACAGCTGGCGAAACAAAAGCCACACTAATAAAGTAACGTAAAAACAGCAACCTAAAAGATTGCTGTTTTTATAATACTAGGCTTCAGACGCTATCACCGCTTTTATTCCGTGGGGGTGAACCTTTACGCACAGACCATTCTTCTTAAAGGCGATAGTAGGGTTAGCGAGTCGCTCTTTATCGCCCTTTGGCGAACTCTGCTTCACCTTAATATCGGTTGTACCGGCAATGATAGGCGCAATTGTTGGCACGGCACTAACGAGCTGTTGGCTTAACGACTCACAATCAATGGCATCGCACTTAAATACCAGCTCGACATGTTCCCAACCCTGTTGTGGGTATGTTTTTTCACCAGGGTAAGGCAGTTCAACACAATGGATCTCTATATCATTTAGCATGAGTGGTACATCAAGCTCAATAATCAAAATGGGCCTGCCATTGATCATGTTGTCAGAGATGATATTACCGTGTTTTGAAAATTGATTTAGTAGCTCATTCGCTGTGCCTGTGGTATTGACGCGTAAAGCGCTGTGGTCGCACTCTAGATTAAGTGTGTCTAGTCCCAGTTCACCGATAAAGGCGGTAATTGATTGGCTGAAGCTCGGCCAACTTTGGCTTAATTGCTCGTATGTCATAACAAAGGTTTCCTGATAAACGCCTGACTGAGTCGATGAAAGATAATTATTCAGCCTTGTAGGCTTAACAAATAACGGCTAAGGCCAGATTTCGATTGGAGTACCCGCGTCAATCGCACGCCATAACTCATCCATTTCAGCATTGGTCACAGCGATGCAGCCATCGGTCCAATTGTAATTTTGTGCCTCTTTTGGACTCAGGTTTGAATGGGGGTTCTCACCATGGATCATTATCTGTCCTCCTGGCTGAATTCCTAAAGCATCAGCGCGTAATTTGTCTTCATCATTAGGGTAGGAGATATGAATTGAACGATAGTAGGCGCTGTCTGACTTTTTGTAATCGAGTAAATAACGGCCTTCAGGGGTGCGTTGATCGCCTTCGGTCAGTTTATGTCCTACGGGGTTATCGCCCATTGCTATTCGATAGGATTTGAAAATCTTGCCTTGGCTTAATAATGATAAGCTTGCTGTTGATTTGGTGACGACGACTAAATCGGCTTTGTCGCTAGCGAATGAGAGGCTTGGAATTAGGCTACACAACAGCAGTGTTACTTTAAGCATGGAAAAACAGATAAAACGCATGTACAACCCTGAGCATAACGCCCTTAGCTTGTGAATATATGACTTATGTTACCTCAAAAACCTTGATTGTTGATGTATACGGATAAGATTATTTTTGAGCTCTTGCGGTTTGCGTGTCACACTATTCGTATCATCTATTTTAATGCCTTGATAATTCGGTTTAAGTCGAATGAGTTTAGAGCAATGTATAGCAAGGAACAGCGGTCAAAATGGTAAATGAAACGGATTCAGAAAGCTTATTTAAGCTTAAACTTCGTCGAATAATTTTTGGAACTGATACCCCCGCAGGCCGCTTTTTCGATATCAGTTTAATCGTCTGTATTATCCTTAGCGTGATGTTGGTTTTTCTTGATACCGTTGGACATATCCATCAAAAATATGGCGAGATAATTATTGTCTTAGAGTGGGGCTTTACCCTCATTTTTACAGTGGAATATTTACTGCGTTTATATTGTTCAGCCAGTCCGCTAAGTTACGCTAAAAGCTTTTATGGGGTAGTGGACCTGTTATCTATACTACCGACTTACTTAGCGTTAGTATTCCCTGGTGCCAATTTTACTATGGTGATCAGAGTCTTAAGGTTATTTAGAATATTTAGAGTATTCAAGCTTTTACGCTATTTAAGTGAAGGTAATATACTGTTACGAGCAATGATACAATCGAGCCGTAAAGTCTTTCTGTTTTTCTTCTCAGTCAGTTTAATCGTCGTGGTGTTAAGTTCAATCATGTATGTTGTTGAAGGCCCCAATAATGGCTTTACTTCAATTCCAAAATCTATCTACTGGACCATCGTCACCATTACCACGGTTGGCTATGGCGACATTACCCCAGGTACTAACTTAGGGCAGGCAATTGCCGCATTTACGATGCTGTTGGGTTACTCCATTATTGCTATTCCTACGGGTATTCTCACCGCGGAGATCTCTCAAGAGATAGGGAGAAGTAAAGATTTACGCCGTTGCAGTAATTGTTTGAAAGTGGGGCACGACAACAGTGCATTGTATTGTGATAAGTGTGGTAGCGAACTTGAAACGGATATTTAGCGTTGTTTGAGTGAAGCGAGTTCAGCCAATACACATAAATAAAGCTGCCCCCGAGATTAAAGATGCATCTAAATTAGCCACAGGCTAAGAGGTTTTATGGCAGTAGCCAAGTTTGTACAAGGATCGATTCTGCGGCATATTTTGACGATGAGTTCAACGGCTGCCGTTGGCATATCTGCGCTGTTTGTGGTCGATTTGCTGGATATGTTTTTCTTGAGTTTATTGGGTGAACAAGAGCTTGCCGCCGCCGTGGGCTATGCAGGCACCATTTCATTTTTTACGACCTCTATTGGTATCGGGTTATCCATTGCTCTGGGCGCTCTAGTGTCACGCTCTATTGGCGCTAAAGAGATGAAAAAGGCCAAGCGTTTGTTACTTAATAGCGCAGTGGTCACTTTGTTGATCAGCATCGTCGTGGCTATCAGTGTCTTTCTTTTTATTCCCGAGCTGCTGAGCCTTGTGGGCGCAACCGGTAAAACCGCGGAACTAGCAGCTGATTACCTCTATATATTAGTGCCTTCATTACCGCTAATTTGCTTGGCAATGGCGCTAGGTAGCGCCTTAAGAGCCGTTGGTGATGCAAAATTATCGATGATATCAACGTTAGTCGGCGGTGGCGTTAACGCGATCTTTGACCCTATTTTTATCTTTATGTTTGCTATGGGAATAGAAGGTGCCGCAGTGGCTTCTGTTTTAGCCCGCTTGGCGGTACTCCTGGTGGCAGCAAGAGGGGTAATGGTTAAGCATAATTTATTTGGTCGCTTTAATAAGGAGCATTTTATTGCCGACTTAAAGCCTATTTTTGCGATAGCGGGACCCGCAATGCTCACCAACGTTGCAACACCAATTGGTAATGCTGTTGTGACACGTGCGATTGCTGATTTTGGTGACAGTTATGTTGCGGGTTGGGCGGTATTAGGCAGGTTAATACCGGTTTCATTCGGGATGATTTTTGCCTTATCGGGTGCTGTGGGACCGATTGTAGGACAAAATTATGGTGCTCATGAGTTTGGACGGGTGAAGGAGTCATTGACCCGTGCGATTCAGTTCTGTAGCGCCTATGTCGTGGTGGTCTCAGTATTGCTATTTTTAAGCCGTAATCAAATCGTCAACGTGTTCGACATGAAAGGTGATGCCGCAGAATTGATTTTATTCTTTTGTAGTTATATTGCGATATTTTTCATTTTTTCGGGGGTATTGTTTGTCGCAAACGCTTCATTTAATAACTTAGGTAAAGCTAAGTATTCGACGTTATTTAATGTTGGTAAAGCAACGATTGGGACTATCCCATTTGTGTATTTCGGGGCTAAGTGGGGTGGAGTTTACGGAGTACTTGTGGGCCAAGCTATAGGCTCGATTATCTTTGGTGTGCTTGGTGTGTTAATGGCTTATCGTTTAGTGGATAAAGTAAGAGGTCTTACCGAAGGACAGACTAAAACGAGTGGCGTGCCGCAGACTGCTGAAGTGATAAGTGAGTTTGATGAGGAATTAAGTTTAAGTAGCCAAAGTCCGTTGTCTTCTTCATGTGCAAATATGGCAATGGTGACAGAAGAGCAGGATTGTGAAGCAAGTAATGAAATCGCTGAGCTTATTGGTGTGAAAGGCAAGGGCCCATCAACCAAGTAAGCTCAATAACACAAAACTAATTAGCTGGTTGGTGTGGCATCCGTTTCACTAGTATCGATAGATACTTCAGTCGCGGTAGCGCTCTGTGCTGCTAATTCTTCAGCTTCAAGCTTAGCTAAATTCTCAGCACGTTCAGCCTTAGATACGTATTTTTTGATCGTAGGAGGAGTGTGCTTATTTAAACGAGCCTTGGCACGCTTCGCCGTCATTTTGATCATTTTCTGTTTTTTGTTCATGTGTTCTCTACGATACGTCAATCTAAGACAATTTTAGCGCATTGTGCGCCAAGCTTGAAATCGGAAGCGGATTTTACCCTAAAGCTGACCGCTACGCCACAGTACCAACCTCAATTCCTTAAGTATGTCGTTAATTTGTAGATATTCAAACAGACAAATATGTGCTTAAAATGGCTCGCTAATACAGTTAGGGATATTTTTTAGCGGATAAAAGGCCGTTATATTGGTCTAGAACTCACTCTTTATTAGCGACGATTACATATGAGCTTTGCCTTGATATCACGACGTATTTCGGCACTATGCAGCAGTTGCGGGCCTAGTGTTATTAGCGTAATCGCCAAACAAACTTTAAATGCACAATTTTGCATGCCTAGAAGTGACAGAGTTCAAGGCATCAAGTCGCAGTAATTGTTATTCTCGGCTTTGGCATACGGTTCCGCTCTTGCTTCCGCATTTAATCTCCAGAGTGGGACGAGATCACTAGCCTTAAATTAACTGACACATTTGAGTAGAGATAAAATGCAAACGATCACTTTTTTCCAACGTTTTGAGAATGATATTCTGGCAGGTCGTAAGACAATCACTTTAAGAGATAAAAGTGAGTCTCACTTTGAAGCTGGCCAAACCGTTAATGTGGCCAATTTAGAAACCGCAACTTGTTACGGTCAGCTACACATTCTAAGCGTTGCTTGGGTTAAGTTTGACGACTTAAACTTGTTGCATGCCCAGCAGGAAAATATGACTCTGGTAGAGTTAAAGACCTTAATTAGAGAGATCTATCCAGAAATCCAAGCGCTTTATCAAATTAACTTTAAATTGCTATAGCCATAACTTAAACCATTTCAATCTGCTTAGACTCATCTCAGCGGGTCCAATGTCTATTCATAAGCAGGGTTTTTGAATAACGATAAATCATGCAATATCAACATCGAGCAAGTAGACTTAGCATTATTCAAGTGAATAACACTAAGTAGACCATTCATGACAGATCAAAAAAGCGAACCTGCTACCCAAGTACGCGACAGCCTTATCCGCGCTGCGCGTATCTGCTTTATTGCTTCAGATTATGACAAAGTGAGTATTCGCCAAATCGCTGAAGAAGCAGGGGTTAATATGGCGATGATCCGCTACTATTTCGGTAATAAGCTTGGCCTCTTTGAAGTTATGATTGCCGAATTTATCTCGCCAGTGTTACAACGTAGTAAAACGATTAACCAGGGTGATAATCCGCTAAAAATGTCAGATATCTTAGACAATTTTTATCAAACGATGACAGAGACTCCCGATTTCCCCCGTTTTCTGTTCAGGCTAATGAGTTCAGAACATTCACATGAAGCCAAAGGAGTCATTTTTAAGCTGTTCACGCCATTAGCTAATCTAA from Shewanella sp. Choline-02u-19 encodes:
- a CDS encoding ion transporter, translated to MVNETDSESLFKLKLRRIIFGTDTPAGRFFDISLIVCIILSVMLVFLDTVGHIHQKYGEIIIVLEWGFTLIFTVEYLLRLYCSASPLSYAKSFYGVVDLLSILPTYLALVFPGANFTMVIRVLRLFRIFRVFKLLRYLSEGNILLRAMIQSSRKVFLFFFSVSLIVVVLSSIMYVVEGPNNGFTSIPKSIYWTIVTITTVGYGDITPGTNLGQAIAAFTMLLGYSIIAIPTGILTAEISQEIGRSKDLRRCSNCLKVGHDNSALYCDKCGSELETDI
- a CDS encoding TetR/AcrR family transcriptional regulator, with the protein product MTDQKSEPATQVRDSLIRAARICFIASDYDKVSIRQIAEEAGVNMAMIRYYFGNKLGLFEVMIAEFISPVLQRSKTINQGDNPLKMSDILDNFYQTMTETPDFPRFLFRLMSSEHSHEAKGVIFKLFTPLANLTPMPKPLLHKCSDTDPMLVKMSMMSLMIFPFVIPQSMAELHGFELDDDFYQRLAKHNIKLLEKGLFGDQD
- a CDS encoding MATE family efflux transporter, which encodes MAVAKFVQGSILRHILTMSSTAAVGISALFVVDLLDMFFLSLLGEQELAAAVGYAGTISFFTTSIGIGLSIALGALVSRSIGAKEMKKAKRLLLNSAVVTLLISIVVAISVFLFIPELLSLVGATGKTAELAADYLYILVPSLPLICLAMALGSALRAVGDAKLSMISTLVGGGVNAIFDPIFIFMFAMGIEGAAVASVLARLAVLLVAARGVMVKHNLFGRFNKEHFIADLKPIFAIAGPAMLTNVATPIGNAVVTRAIADFGDSYVAGWAVLGRLIPVSFGMIFALSGAVGPIVGQNYGAHEFGRVKESLTRAIQFCSAYVVVVSVLLFLSRNQIVNVFDMKGDAAELILFFCSYIAIFFIFSGVLFVANASFNNLGKAKYSTLFNVGKATIGTIPFVYFGAKWGGVYGVLVGQAIGSIIFGVLGVLMAYRLVDKVRGLTEGQTKTSGVPQTAEVISEFDEELSLSSQSPLSSSCANMAMVTEEQDCEASNEIAELIGVKGKGPSTK
- the yqfB gene encoding N(4)-acetylcytidine aminohydrolase, with the protein product MQTITFFQRFENDILAGRKTITLRDKSESHFEAGQTVNVANLETATCYGQLHILSVAWVKFDDLNLLHAQQENMTLVELKTLIREIYPEIQALYQINFKLL
- a CDS encoding DUF2986 domain-containing protein — protein: MNKKQKMIKMTAKRAKARLNKHTPPTIKKYVSKAERAENLAKLEAEELAAQSATATEVSIDTSETDATPTS